The sequence CTTGTCTGCGAGGTTTTATGCATCCATTTACCAGAAAGCTGTTTCTCTACCACGTTGTCCTTCTTGCAGGATGCAGTAGTACGAAAAACGCAGAAGCCAAGTCGCCCACGGGCACGGTTTCGCTCCATTATGTCGCACGTTTGTATACGATGCGCATTTCGATGTCCGGCAAGAACGTGGTGTTGAAAAACAAATACAACACCGTCGAAATCGAGACCAACAGCCGCCGCGCGTGGATCAACGGCATCATGGTTTGGCTGCACCACCCCTGCCGTCAATACGGCAAGGAGTGGGCCATCCGCGAGGTCGATTTCAAGCAGGGGATCGACTGCATCATGCGTTCCTATGCCTATCTGGACAAACGCACGCCGAAGATGGTGGTGCTCGACCCCGGCCACGGGGGCAGCGATCCCGGCGCAACCGGAAGCCGGAAAAAGATCGACGAAAAGCAAGTTGTGCTTTCGATTGCCATGCGGGTCAAGGCGCATCTCGAAGCCAAGAAGATCCTGGTTCGCATGACGCGCTCGTCCGACACCTATCCCTCGCTTCCGGCCCGGACCGACCATGCCTACAAGGTCGGCGCCGACCTTTTCGTGAGTATCCATTGCAACGCGGCCGGCGATTCCTCCGCCAGCGGGGTCGAAACCTTTGTGATGACCGTTGCCGGGGCCGATTCGAGCAACCATTACGGCCAGCCCGGCGACAAGTTCGAGATGAAAAACAACCGGTTCGATGCCGCCAATGCGGTACTCGGCTTCTCCGTGCATGGCAATCTCGTCAAGCATACCAAGCGTTCCGACCGCGGTCTGCGGCGCGCCCGGTTGGCGGTGCTCAAGAATGCGCCGTGCCCGGCCGCGCTGGTGGAATGCGGTTTTCTTTCGAATCCCGACGAGGAGGCCCTGCTGGCTTCGAGCAACTATCGCGAGGCCGCCGCACGCGGAATCTCCAGCGGCATCCTCGGCTACTTCACGCTCGTCAAACGGGCGCGGAAATAGGTTTTTGCCCGTTCAGGCTTGCAACCGTTCCCCGTTCGGGTAGCGTGCAACCTTGTTCGCTAGGGGAGTCGGCGGTGCCGACTGAGATTCCAACCCTTGGAACCTGTGCGGGTTATGCCGCGAAGGGAAGCGAGGTTGCCCTCCTTCATGTTTCCGTTTGCGAACAATTAACGATTAACCATTAACGGATAACGAAAACATGAGCGGTTACGGCAAATATTTTCCCCGATCTGAAAAAATGTATGTGGAGGGGTCGCGCCCGGATATCCGGGTACCGTTCCGCAAGATCAAGCTGCATGGCGAAAACGAAGACCTGCGGGTCTACGATGTCAGCGGCCCCTATACCGACCCCGCCTACGAACCCGACCTCAAGCAGGGGCTTCCCGCCATCCGCGCGGACTGGATTGCCGGACGCGGCGATGTTGAGGAGCACGCCTCCGGCGTCGATATCCTCTCCAATTCCGACAAAGCCTTCCAAGGCCTCCGGCGCCGGCCGCTCCGCGCCAAGCCGGGCCAATCCGTTACGCAAATGACCTATGCGCAGCAGGGGGTTGTTACCCCCGAGATGGAATTCGTGGCGATCCGCGAGTGGGTCGAACCCGAGTTTGTCCGGGCTGAGGTTGCCGCCGGGCGCGCCGTCATCCCGCTCAACATCAACCACCCCGAAGCCGAACCGATGGTCATCGGCCGGAAGTTCCGCACCAAGATCAACGCCAACATCGGCAACTCCGCACTCGGTTCCTCGATCGAGGAAGAAGTCGATAAAATGCAGTGGGCCACCCTGTGGGGCGCCGACACCGTGATGGATCTTTCCACCGGCGCCGACATCCACGACACGCGCGAATGGATTGTCCGCAACTCGCCGACGCCCATCGGCACCGTTCCGCTCTACCAGGCGCTCAAGAAAATCGGCGACAATGCCGACGGCCTCTGCTGGGAACTCTACCGCGACACCCTCATCGAGCAGGCCGAACAGGGCATCGACTATTTCACCATCCATGCCGGTGTCCTGAAAAAAGACATCCCCGCCGCCAAGGAGCGCAAGCTCGGCATTGTTAGCCGCGGCGGATCCATCATGGCCAAGTGGATGGTCGATAACGGCCAGGAAAACTTTCTCTACACCCACTTCCGCGAAATCTGCGAAATCATGCGCGCCTACGACATCACCTTCTCGCTCGGCGACGGCATGCGCCCCGGTTGCATCGCCGACGCCAACGACGAGGCCCAGCTTTCCGAACTCAAGACGCTCGGCGAGCTGACCAAGATTGCCTGGGAATACGGCTGCCAGGTCATGATCGAAGGCCCCGGCCACGTGCCGCTCGACAAGATCAAGATCAACATGGACAAGCAGCTCGAGGATTGCTTCGAGGCCCCGTTCTACACCCTCGGCCCGTTGGTCACCGACTGCGCGGCCGGCTACGATCACATCACCTCCGCCATCGGCGGCGCGGTGATCGGCTGGTACGGCACCTCCATGCTTTGCTACGTCACTCCGAAGGAGCACCTCGGCCTGCCCAACCGCGACGATGTGAAAGAGGGCGTCATTGTCCACAAGATTGCCGCGCACGCCGCCGACCTCGCCAAGGGCATTCCCGGCGCGATGGACCGCGACGAAGCCATGCGCAAGGCGCGCGGCGAATTCCGGTGGGTCGACCAATTCAACCTCACCTTCGATCCGCTCCGCGCCAAGGAATACCGTTTGGCCTCGCTGCCCCCCGAAGAGCGCGACAAGACCGACCAGCACTACTGCTCCATGTGCGGCGAGCAATATT is a genomic window of Pontiella desulfatans containing:
- a CDS encoding N-acetylmuramoyl-L-alanine amidase family protein; this translates as MHPFTRKLFLYHVVLLAGCSSTKNAEAKSPTGTVSLHYVARLYTMRISMSGKNVVLKNKYNTVEIETNSRRAWINGIMVWLHHPCRQYGKEWAIREVDFKQGIDCIMRSYAYLDKRTPKMVVLDPGHGGSDPGATGSRKKIDEKQVVLSIAMRVKAHLEAKKILVRMTRSSDTYPSLPARTDHAYKVGADLFVSIHCNAAGDSSASGVETFVMTVAGADSSNHYGQPGDKFEMKNNRFDAANAVLGFSVHGNLVKHTKRSDRGLRRARLAVLKNAPCPAALVECGFLSNPDEEALLASSNYREAAARGISSGILGYFTLVKRARK